The Syngnathoides biaculeatus isolate LvHL_M chromosome 6, ASM1980259v1, whole genome shotgun sequence genome has a window encoding:
- the elmo3 gene encoding engulfment and cell motility protein 3, translating to MPQQKDIVKIAIQMPGAYPQLIRLDQKKPLSAVIKEVCDGWNLPGHENYALQYADGVQTYITESNRLDIKNGCILRLTKAPGRCAEDLFKGIQSMDLGVRCDSLKQLATVSTDVTFAQEFISRDGHLLLVKIVEDSSESVLIMTHTLTAFMELMDHGIVSWENLSSVFIEKIACYVNTKVADASIQQVCLDILESMVLSSHSLFMQVKQVVTMERLIAHLQMTNQQIQTKAMALLMALLQTAGDADRQEMFAYLNKKNLRQYIYKNIIHSSGSVQDEMAHYLYVLQSVTLNHLEPRMRTPLDCYSQEQRDILHSLRQAAFETESENSLSHERRRSLCAKEFKKLGFSNNSNPGQDLVRTPPGLLALDTMFYFAARNPDAYSRFVLENSSREDKHECPFARSSIQLTLILCEILRIGEAPSETGSDYHPIFFSQDRLLEELFCVCIQLLNKTWKEMRATQEDFDKVMQVVREQITRTLSTKPTSLELFKNKVNALNYSEILKLRQTERLHQEETLAPPVLELKERLKPELLELIRQQRLNRLCQGTMFRKISSRRRQDKLWYCRLSPNHKMLHYGDMEEDSETPPIETLQEKIPVADIKALLVGKECPHMKENKGKQNKEVLDLAFSITYDVEEYSLNFIAPSRTDFCLWTDGLSVLLGREMSSESMRSELDILLSMEIKLRLLDLENIPIPENAPVVPKPPSNYNFCYDFSQTEQ from the exons ATGCCGCAGCAAAAAGACATAGTGAAAATAGCCATCCAGATGCCGGGGGCTTACCCCCAGCTCATACGACTTGACCAG AAAAAGCCCCTATCTGCAGTTATAAAGGAGGTCTGTGATGG CTGGAATCTCCCAGGTCATGAAAACTATGCGCTTCAGTATGCTGACGGAGTGCAGACATACATCACTGAATCG AACCGTCTGGACATTAAGAACGGCTGCATTCTGCGTCTGACTAAGGCACCG GGGCGATGTGCCGAGGACTTGTTTAAGGGCATCCAAAGCATGGACCTGGGAGTACGCTGCGATTCGTTGAAGCAACTCGCCACCGTTTCCACAGACGTGACTTTCGCGCAGGAGTTCATCAGCCGAGATGGACACCTCCTATTGGTCAAGATAGTGGAGGACTCAAGCGA GAGTGTTCTGATCATGACCCACACACTGACAGCATTCATGGAGCTGATGGATCACGGCATAGTGTCCTGGGAGAACCTCTCATCGGTCTTCATCGAGAAG ATAGCCTGTTATGTCAACACCAAAGTGGCTGATGCATCCATCCAGCAGGTGTGCTTAGACATCCTGGAGAGCATGGTCCTCAGCAGCCACAGCCTTTTCATGCAGGTCAAACAAGTGGTGACCATGGAGAGGCTCATTGCTCACCTCCAGAT GACTAATCAGCAGATCCAAACCAAAGCTATGGCTCTTCTTATGGCTCTGTTGCAGACAGCCGGGGATGCCGACAGACAG gAAATGTTTGCATACCTGAATAAGAAGAATCTACGTCAGTACATTTACAAG AATATCATCCACAGTTCTGGTTCAGTCCAGGATGAGATGGCCCACTACCTCTACGTCCTGCAATCAGTGACGTTGAATCATTTGGAGCCACGGATGAGGACTCCACTGGACTGTTACAGCCAG GAGCAGCGAGACATCCTTCACAGTCTGCGGCAGGCGGCTTTCGAGACAGAGAGTGAGAACAGCCTGAGTCACGAGAGGCGACGTTCTCTCTGCGCCAAAGAGTTCAAGAAGTTGGGTTTCTCT AACAATAGCAACCCTGGTCAGGACTTGGTGCGAACGCCTCCGGGCCTTTTAGCATTGGACaccatgttttattttgctgcaCGCAATCCTGATGCCTACAGCAGG TTTGTCCTGGAGAACAGCAGCAGGGAGGACAAGCACGAGTGCCCTTTCGCTCGGAGCAGCATCCAGCTCACGCTCATCCTGTGTGAAATCCTTCGCATCGGAGAAGCCC CATCAGAGACAGGCTCAGACTACCACCCAATCTTCTTCAGTCAGGACCGACTGCTGGAGGAGCTTTTCTGCGTGTGTATTCAGCTGCTCAACAAGACATGGAAAGAGATGAGAGCCACACAGGAAGACTTTGACAAG GTGATGCAGGTGGTGAGGGAGCAGATCACACGCACGCTGTCCACTAAGCCGACTTCCCTGGAGCTCTTCAAGAACAAAGTGAACGCTCTCAACTACAGCGAGATCCTGAAACTGCGGCAGACAGAGCGACTGCACCAGGAAGAGACTCTGGCGCCGCCTGTTCT TGAACTGAAAGAGCGTCTGAAGCCTGAGCTGCTCGAGTTGATCCGTCAACAAAGGCTCAACAGGCTGTGTCAGGGGACCATGTTCCGGAAGATCAGCAGTCGGCGCAGACAGG ACAAATTGTGGTACTGTCGTTTGTCGCCCAATCACAAAATGCTGCACTACGGCGACATGGAGGAGGACTCGGAAACGCCACCCATCGAAACGCTGCAAGAAAAAA TCCCGGTTGCAGATATCAAAGCTCTGCTGGTGGGCAAAGAGTGTCCTCACatgaaggaaaacaaaggaaagcAGAACAAG GAGGTGTTGGACCTGGCGTTTAGCATCACCTACGACGTGGAGGAGTACAGCCTCAACTTCATCGCCCCCTCAAGGACTGAT TTCTGCCTGTGGACGGACGGACTGAGCGTCCTCCTGGGCCGGGAAATGAGTAGCGAATCCATGCGCAGCGAGTTGGACATCCTCCTCTCCATGGAGATTAAGCTTCGCCTGCTGGATTTGGAGAACATCCCCATCCCGGAGAATGCGCCCGTGGTCCCCAAACCACCGAGCAACTACAACTTCTGCTACGACTTTAGTCAAACTGAGCAGTAG